atgtatgtatgtatgtgtgtgtgtgtatgtatgtgtgtgtgtgtgtatgtatgtatgtatgtatgtatgtatgtatgtatgtatgtatgtatggatggatggatggatggatggatggaggcaggcaggcaggcaggcaggcaggcaggcatacagacagacagacagacagacagacagacagacaggtatgtatgtaggtacacATTATCAGTTCACCCAGTATATCCTGCCCTTCAGACGATCTGTACTTATACAGATCAATGaactcataaatattcaaagatGACTGAACCATCCATTCCAACATACCTGCTCCACAGTTATCGTTTCTAACATCGGTTGTAGTTCTTTTAGATCCTCAATCTGTAAGAAATCATACATACCATAAATTAAATGCACATTGGATACGTTTAAAAATTCTTCATTCGATGTTGAATATTGTTGTGGCCCAACGTGCTCTCCAAATAGTATCATGGAATATCATGTGTAAACTGTAAATATGAACtgtacattaattattcaataacTGCAAATGTGTGCAGCTGACTCCCCCGGGGATTTTCGCTCTGTTGAACAATGGcgaaaattaacaaaaaaaatcaaaatatcagttagGACACCAGAGTGTAGTAGTCTACAGATATGGGGCAGTTCCAGACATTAATAGCAACATGTTACTcgacatatatacatttaacGTGTTACCTTTGCTTCTTCGAACGTGATACCTTTACGAGCTGCATCCTCTTCCGATAATTTCCTTGCCACTGAAATGTTAACCAGGAAATATGATTCAGAAGTCTTTTATTTGAGAGAGCTATTCACAAATCACAAACCTTATACTTTCAAATAACACATTGGTGGTATGGTATAAAACCAGCGGAAAAAACTGTCCATTTGCTTGCTAGTAGCAAGCAGGAATGATACAAtgttcatgcaaagacatacatatAATTAGTGCCAGTAACTTGTCAAAGCATAAAAACCATAGGAGACCAGATCCACGGCCTCGTTGGTagaacactacatgtacatgttctaaCATCGCGAACCACTGTTACTTAGtctgttacattgtaacttcAAAAGATATAAACAATCTGATAAGAGCTGTGTGTGAACCTATAtcatgttgtttttgtatcagttgtattgctgtttttacataattttgtctttgcatAAAGTCTCTCCCTGGCTTGGGTCATTCAaacgcactggtgttttttcgAGGGGTGTATCATAGTGTCGATCCacaatttcattatcattttcttAGTACAAATATGTTTCAGGCAAAACGGAGACTGTAGTACCAAACTATCTGATACGTTTCCTTTACATTATACTAATCACAGAAACACCCGACAATTTATATGATACTCTGCCAAATCCTTAATGTTCGAAGAATGATGGAATATATCTTACATCGTGACAAGAACAGCAAAgaagttacatgtaaaataattaACTGCATTAAAGGGGTGAATACTCACGTGGGGTGTCAACAACACCAAGGCATATTGCGTTGCAGGTAACGCCGTCATTAGCTGTTTCCAAGGCAACTGTCTGTAAAACATaggatcatcatcatcatcattacaaccaccaccaccaccaccaccatcactatcatcatcatcatcatcatcatcatcatcatcatcatcatcatcatcatcatcgtcataatcataataataatcaccaccaccaccaccaccaccaccaccaccaccaccaccctcctcctcctcctcctcctcctcctcatcatcatcatcatcatcatcatcacatacTTAAGACTTACTTTAGTCAGTCCAAGTAGCCCATGTTTAGCAGCGACATAGGCAGCTCGATTAATGAGTCCTATTTTACCCATGGCTGACGAATTATTGACAATCCTCCCCCAACCTATTCGGGAAAATATTATGAACCGGATAACATGTGAATAAACAAGGGCATTCCACTGTTGGTAAAAagttactgtattttttttgtaaattttgaaagaATCAATAATTTGATGCAAAGACGAATTAACAATAAAGATTTGCCGTTGGCAACAATATTGTATCTAATTATTGATAATAGCTGAAAACATTCGTTTAAGGTTACCCGTAATTGAAAAATATGGTAAATTAAAACTATTGACTGCCATCAACATTTGGTTACTGGGCCTTATAATTTGATAAACGGATTAACTTATCCGagactttgatttgattgattttaaaCTCTCCAATGCCTTGAGTATCTTGAGTAATCAATGCGATATTTGTCCATCAGCTGTCTTCAAGTTGAAGGAACCTCATTGATGAAATAAATGTCCTAATTGCAACAAGTTCAAGAAAGACAAACCAAggttttatgtaatattttcaaaagacTAAGTTATCTAAAATTGTACCATAGTAATATGGATAGATAATTTCAGTTGAACTTGATCGATAAACTTTCAGATAAATAACAATTCCTATAGTATCTTACCTCGTTTCTTCATGTCTGGAAGGAACAGTTTGATCAAGTGAAATGGTGCGGTCAGCATAACGGCTACCATGTTGTCCCATACATCCAATGGGAAGTCTTCAAAAGGAAACTTACGTTGGTAACCTTTAATAGATGTTGAACAAGACATTGAAATGTGTGCTTTTTGCCATTCTCTGGAATTATAACTTTGATGTGTTTTGTTACATTTATGATCTATGTTGAGGTTTTGAAGTATAAACAGTACTGTGATGAAAATGTTAATAAGATGACATAAacatgctctctctctctctctctctctctctctctctctctctctctctctctctctctctctctctctctctctctctctctcacacgcatacacacacacgcacaagtAGTTCcttcaaaatcatatttttacaaAAGTTTAGAGCTTTGCACCCGCACTTAATCATGAAACGAAATTAATAAGCgccttttatttttaaaaaatcatgtaCATCTGTAAACGAAAGCATAACATACTTGCTAACTGCTATTATAGCCTCTGTCGTGGGTAAAGATTAAATCAAATcagtatttaaaaaatgaaactatAACATAACTGGGCTTAATTATACTGACCTGCATTGTTCACCAATATATCGATACCATCTGGATGGATTTCTTTAACTTTTCTGTACAATTCTTCTATTTCGTCCGGCTTGCATAAATCAGCAGGGACGTAGTGTGCACCAGCTTTCGAGAGCCTGGAAGGCATTTTGAAAGTCTTATTCTACATTTCAATGAGTTAATCTACAATCATTAGATAGATTCGATGTTTCTTGTCTTCACAGGACGTTCTTGATTGTATGTATTTAAGAaatactactaccaccaccaccaccaccaccactgccaccatcaCTTCAACCACTAAGATATTTTGAACAATTCGAATCcattaaatgtattttatctCCACCgtttaaaataatacaatgtaactatTTGTAAACAGACGACCATCAGCATTATTCCATGCACAAGCCAGCCAAGTTCAACAAAATAtagtcgttctacgtcacgacaacacgtgtctatgtcacaacgcgtgtctacgtcactggttctgctgtggtccaaatataagtcaaaacgcTAAAAATTGCCATTGCTTTCCctgatttttgatttatattactggcgatggtatacttatattattccccaatacttttcttcattcaggaaCATACTCCTGACTtaaggggttgtcactactcgtctagcgactcgtctAGTGACAAGGGCCCACCCCCTTAGGCCACTCGTATTTCCCTGGGCTGAACATCTAATAATTTCGAAGCTTACAGAAGTTTCAAATACAACATCATTGACATAGCTTATAGTACTTAGTTGATTTTTATGATATTTCAGACttgttattttaattataaATCTCTGATATACTTTGCGTTACTTACTGGTTTAGTTCACTCAGGATTGATTGTATAAGTTGGTCGTCGCCAAATCCAGTCACAATAATGGAATATCCAATTCCTGCAAAAGCCTTCGCTATTGCTAATCCTATTCCACTGGTTGAGCCTGTAACCAAAACTACACGGGGCTTTTTTGTCGCCATGGTTACGTCTGTTATCCCTGtgtcaaataaataaagatGGCGGTTTTGGAAGGTAATACTTGCAGTATAAACTAAGAGAAACAGAAGTGAAATAGCCTTTAAGATATTTACATAGTTTAATTGAAGTTTTCGTTTAGGTGCATGTCTTATAAAGCTTATTGATGTagcatttagttttaatgagtcatttgcataagtaatcattttcagtaattcatACATGCtaatatattttggtacatacttcaaacatagcAGGCACCACATGCCTTCAGAAAATTGTCCATGtgtcttttaattttaatgagtcatttgtataattagtgattttcagtaattaggctata
The sequence above is drawn from the Glandiceps talaboti chromosome 21, keGlaTala1.1, whole genome shotgun sequence genome and encodes:
- the LOC144451218 gene encoding D-beta-hydroxybutyrate dehydrogenase-like — protein: MATKKPRVVLVTGSTSGIGLAIAKAFAGIGYSIIVTGFGDDQLIQSILSELNQLSKAGAHYVPADLCKPDEIEELYRKVKEIHPDGIDILVNNAGYQRKFPFEDFPLDVWDNMVAVMLTAPFHLIKLFLPDMKKRGWGRIVNNSSAMGKIGLINRAAYVAAKHGLLGLTKTVALETANDGVTCNAICLGVVDTPLARKLSEEDAARKGITFEEAKIEDLKELQPMLETITVEQVAETVKFMCSPAADRMTGSALSLDGGWTAQ